The following are encoded in a window of Candidatus Nitrosotalea sinensis genomic DNA:
- the glnA gene encoding type I glutamate--ammonia ligase, protein MPYKVIGGEPVPISYSAEDVFSKIKHDQIKFIDLQFTGLRGRFHHTTISANLFTPQQMQDGLPKLDGSSIVGFASIEDSDMVLKPDPTTFAIIPWMENAKTARLICDVYWGRDKGRLEADPRGIAQKTEKYLKTQGFDNSYWGPEVEFFVFDKINWDVLTPYKGQSYSIESKEAPWSQDGKGYPMALKKGYYPSTPADTLTEFRNDCVECLNEYFGILCDNHHHEVATAGQCEIDIRYDTLTNAADGAQTYKYVIRNIAKKYDKVATMMPKPISMDAGSGMHTNVSLWKDGKNMFYDKDDKEEVSQTARYYCGGIMNHAKALSAIVAPTTNSYHRLVPGYEAPVYIAWSPSNRSAIIRIPSHFKGEKYSKIKRIEFRAPDPSSNPYLVFAAVQAAGLDGIKKKMDPGDPVYEDIYKMTKAQRTAKGIGDLPATLGEALDELESDRKFLSPVFSNETVDKLIEVERADDHEVSIRPHPHEFYLYFDI, encoded by the coding sequence TTGCCATATAAAGTGATTGGTGGAGAGCCAGTACCGATTTCTTATTCTGCCGAAGATGTTTTCTCAAAAATAAAGCATGATCAGATAAAATTTATCGATTTACAGTTTACTGGCCTTAGAGGAAGGTTCCATCATACAACAATTTCTGCAAACCTGTTTACTCCACAACAAATGCAAGATGGACTTCCCAAACTAGATGGTTCTTCAATTGTGGGATTTGCCTCAATTGAGGACTCGGACATGGTCCTCAAACCAGATCCAACTACTTTTGCAATAATACCTTGGATGGAAAATGCAAAGACTGCCAGATTAATCTGTGATGTATACTGGGGCAGGGACAAGGGAAGATTAGAGGCAGACCCAAGAGGAATTGCACAGAAGACGGAAAAATATCTAAAAACCCAGGGTTTTGACAACAGCTATTGGGGTCCAGAGGTAGAGTTCTTTGTATTTGATAAAATCAATTGGGATGTTTTGACTCCATACAAAGGTCAGTCATACTCAATCGAATCAAAGGAGGCACCATGGAGCCAGGACGGCAAGGGATATCCAATGGCACTAAAGAAGGGATACTATCCAAGCACACCAGCAGACACTCTTACAGAATTCAGAAATGACTGTGTTGAATGTCTCAATGAATATTTTGGAATCTTGTGCGATAATCATCATCATGAAGTAGCAACTGCAGGACAATGTGAGATAGACATACGATATGATACATTGACAAATGCTGCAGACGGCGCTCAGACATACAAGTATGTCATAAGAAATATTGCTAAAAAATACGACAAGGTTGCCACAATGATGCCAAAACCAATCTCAATGGATGCAGGTTCTGGAATGCACACAAATGTCAGCTTGTGGAAAGATGGCAAAAACATGTTTTACGATAAAGATGACAAGGAAGAGGTAAGTCAAACTGCAAGATACTATTGTGGAGGAATCATGAATCATGCAAAGGCGTTATCTGCAATTGTTGCACCTACAACAAACTCGTATCACAGATTGGTTCCGGGATATGAGGCACCAGTGTATATTGCATGGAGTCCAAGTAACAGATCAGCAATAATTAGAATTCCTTCACACTTCAAGGGAGAAAAATATTCTAAAATAAAGAGAATTGAATTTAGAGCACCTGATCCGTCATCAAATCCATATCTAGTATTTGCTGCAGTACAAGCAGCAGGACTAGATGGAATCAAAAAGAAGATGGATCCTGGAGATCCAGTGTATGAAGATATTTACAAGATGACCAAGGCTCAGAGAACTGCAAAAGGAATTGGAGACTTGCCTGCTACATTAGGAGAAGCACTTGATGAGTTAGAAAGTGATAGAAAGTTCCTCTCGCCTGTATTTTCAAATGAAACTGTGGACAAACTAATTGAGGTAGAAAGAGCAGATGATCATGAAGTTTCAATCAGACCTCATCCACATGAGTTTTATCTCTACTTTGACATCTAG
- the thsB gene encoding thermosome subunit beta, whose product MSIQSSAGGIPVVILKEGAQQTKGRDAQKNNITAAKLIAEIVHSSLGPRGMDKMLVDSLGDVTITNDGATILKEIDVQHPAAKMLVEISKATDNEVGDGTTSAVVLAGSLLENAESLILQDVHPTIIVDGYRKAAQKAVELLEKIADKVSATDKDALERIARTSMQTKLVRRDSANLAEMIVKSVIAVAEKKDDGQYLVDIDDIKVEKKAGGSIKDCAIIKGIVLDKEIVHSGMPKRIDHAKIALVNNALEIDKTEFDAKINITNPQQMKSFLDEEQKMIKNMVDKVIASGANVLFCQKGIDDMAQHYLAKAGILTVRRIKESDMTKLAKATGARIISNFDDLFEKDLGSAESVEERKVETDRWVFVEGCKHPKAVTLLLRGGSQRVVDEVERSVHDALMVVKDVMEKPLIVAGGGAPETYAATKLREWAKTLEGREQLAVEKFADSLEVIPITLAENAGMDPIDTLASLRSKQLKGNKWTGIDVMKGQVSSMHASDIFEPLSVKIQIITCATEAASMILRIDDVIATAKSAGGPPPGAEGMGMGGMGGMGGMGGMGGMGMPPMDM is encoded by the coding sequence ATGTCGATACAGTCTTCCGCTGGCGGTATACCAGTAGTTATTCTAAAAGAAGGTGCCCAACAGACCAAGGGTCGTGATGCACAGAAAAACAATATCACTGCAGCAAAATTAATTGCAGAAATTGTTCACTCAAGTCTTGGTCCACGAGGAATGGACAAGATGCTTGTTGATTCACTGGGAGATGTTACAATTACAAACGACGGTGCTACAATACTCAAGGAAATTGATGTACAACATCCAGCTGCAAAAATGTTGGTGGAGATATCAAAAGCAACCGATAACGAAGTAGGAGATGGAACAACATCTGCTGTAGTTCTTGCAGGTTCCCTATTGGAAAATGCTGAATCCTTAATTTTACAAGATGTTCATCCAACAATAATTGTTGATGGTTATAGAAAAGCTGCACAAAAGGCAGTAGAACTTTTAGAAAAAATTGCAGACAAGGTATCTGCAACAGACAAGGATGCACTTGAAAGAATTGCAAGAACATCAATGCAAACAAAGCTTGTACGAAGAGATTCTGCAAACTTGGCTGAAATGATAGTAAAATCTGTAATTGCTGTTGCAGAAAAGAAAGATGATGGTCAATACCTAGTAGATATTGATGACATCAAAGTAGAAAAGAAAGCAGGTGGTTCTATCAAGGATTGTGCCATCATCAAAGGTATAGTTCTTGACAAAGAAATTGTGCACAGCGGAATGCCAAAGCGAATTGACCATGCAAAGATTGCTCTAGTTAACAATGCACTTGAGATAGACAAGACAGAATTTGATGCCAAAATAAATATTACAAACCCACAACAAATGAAATCATTTCTTGATGAAGAACAAAAAATGATCAAAAACATGGTAGACAAGGTTATTGCTTCTGGCGCAAATGTATTGTTCTGCCAAAAAGGAATTGATGATATGGCACAGCACTATCTTGCAAAAGCTGGAATACTTACAGTTAGAAGAATTAAAGAAAGTGACATGACAAAACTTGCAAAGGCAACAGGTGCCAGAATTATAAGCAATTTTGATGATTTGTTTGAGAAAGACCTCGGTTCTGCTGAATCAGTAGAAGAGAGAAAAGTAGAGACAGACAGATGGGTCTTTGTTGAAGGCTGTAAACATCCAAAAGCAGTAACATTGCTTCTACGAGGTGGCTCACAAAGAGTTGTAGATGAAGTTGAAAGGTCAGTTCATGATGCATTAATGGTTGTAAAAGATGTAATGGAAAAACCATTGATAGTTGCAGGAGGAGGAGCACCAGAAACTTATGCTGCAACAAAGCTTCGAGAATGGGCAAAGACACTTGAAGGCAGAGAACAACTTGCAGTAGAAAAATTTGCAGATTCCTTAGAAGTTATCCCAATCACACTTGCTGAAAATGCTGGAATGGATCCAATTGATACATTAGCATCATTAAGATCAAAGCAACTCAAAGGAAACAAATGGACAGGCATAGACGTAATGAAGGGCCAAGTTTCCAGTATGCATGCAAGCGATATCTTTGAACCACTCTCTGTCAAGATCCAGATAATTACATGCGCAACAGAAGCAGCATCGATGATACTGAGAATCGATGATGTTATCGCAACCGCAAAATCTGCAGGTGGACCACCACCAGGAGCTGAAGGCATGGGTATGGGTGGAATGGGCGGTATGGGAGGCATGGGCGGTATGGGTGGTATGGGTATGCCACCTATGGATATGTAA
- a CDS encoding serine hydroxymethyltransferase, which translates to MSRSSPRSSYNEVLSMLKTHNQWFANSIPLIASENVTSPAVREATISDFANRYAEGWPGERVYAGCIYIDEVEFKCMELAKKLFKAEFVDVRPISGVVANLAIYSAFSNPGDTMMAPSIPSGGHISHGKKEHAGTAGLVHGLDIEFYPFDAEEMTIDVDKTKEKVKELEKAGKIPKLAMFGGSVFLFPHPVKELADFLKSYNMFVNYDGAHVAGLIAGGQFQDPLREGADAMTMSTHKTLFGPQGGMVCSFEKYGESIKKATFPGMTSNHHLHHMAGKAIAYAEMLEFGKKYAVQVIKNAKALAEALNSSGFTVLGEKRGFTKSHQIVVNVLSFGDGGTIEADLEKANIIVNRQLIPGDIKAGRNYFHPGGMRLGVAELTRLGMKESNMKQVAEFIKKVVIDKKDKKKIALEVKKFRKDFQKVRYCFESKHGGYDYIKIR; encoded by the coding sequence ATGTCTCGTTCTTCGCCGCGCTCGTCTTATAATGAAGTGCTTTCAATGCTCAAGACTCACAACCAATGGTTTGCTAACTCTATTCCTCTAATTGCAAGTGAAAATGTAACTAGCCCTGCAGTACGTGAGGCAACAATATCAGACTTTGCTAATAGATATGCAGAAGGCTGGCCTGGTGAGCGAGTATACGCTGGATGCATCTACATTGATGAGGTAGAGTTCAAGTGTATGGAACTTGCAAAAAAATTATTCAAGGCAGAGTTTGTTGATGTAAGACCAATCTCTGGTGTTGTAGCTAATCTTGCCATTTATTCTGCATTTTCAAATCCAGGAGATACCATGATGGCTCCATCCATTCCCTCTGGTGGTCACATATCACATGGAAAAAAGGAACATGCAGGAACTGCAGGACTTGTGCATGGGTTGGACATTGAGTTTTATCCATTTGATGCCGAAGAGATGACTATTGATGTTGACAAGACAAAAGAAAAGGTCAAAGAACTTGAAAAGGCAGGAAAGATTCCAAAGCTAGCAATGTTTGGTGGCTCTGTTTTCCTATTTCCGCATCCAGTAAAGGAACTTGCGGACTTTTTGAAAAGTTACAACATGTTTGTCAATTATGACGGTGCACATGTAGCTGGTCTTATTGCAGGTGGACAATTTCAGGATCCCCTAAGAGAAGGCGCAGATGCAATGACAATGAGTACACATAAGACTTTGTTTGGTCCACAAGGTGGAATGGTTTGTTCATTTGAAAAATACGGTGAAAGTATCAAAAAGGCAACATTCCCAGGAATGACTAGTAATCACCATCTGCACCACATGGCTGGAAAAGCAATTGCATATGCAGAGATGCTAGAGTTCGGCAAAAAATATGCTGTTCAAGTGATAAAAAATGCCAAGGCCCTTGCAGAGGCACTTAATTCATCTGGTTTTACAGTTCTTGGAGAAAAACGAGGATTTACAAAATCTCATCAGATAGTAGTAAACGTTCTCTCATTTGGAGATGGTGGAACAATTGAAGCGGACTTGGAAAAAGCAAACATCATTGTAAACAGACAGCTCATACCAGGAGACATAAAGGCAGGACGCAACTATTTCCACCCAGGAGGAATGCGACTTGGTGTTGCAGAGCTTACACGTCTTGGAATGAAGGAATCAAACATGAAACAAGTTGCAGAATTTATCAAAAAAGTAGTCATAGATAAAAAAGACAAGAAGAAAATTGCTTTAGAGGTTAAGAAGTTTAGAAAAGACTTTCAAAAAGTTCGCTATTGTTTTGAGAGCAAGCATGGCGGATATGATTACATCAAGATTCGCTAG
- a CDS encoding DNA polymerase II large subunit has protein sequence MSENLALRLKEVPMPQDYFAYYSKISEEVFAIFEQAASAKATLSDSSGMVEPKIAFDLADRVSKMHDIDVTDDLRYLIQNTTKELAALQLAENIAQGKYSGPDTDLQEKLDLAVRVALAIVTEGVTIAPLQGISEVQIKKNADGSEYLSVSFAGPIRSAGGTEAASTMLIADHVRKIAGLAKYQANSFDDETGRFVEELRVYEREVGSFQFHVPDQDVTSVISNLPVELDGVDTDLVEIVSHRNMVRIGTNRVRGGALRVLNDGLIGRSRKLLKLIELYKLDGWDWLKDLKGAIQTGDEDAAAHRMREVITGRSVLSMPKKLGGFRLRYGRACNTGFASIGIHPVVAEILDHTIAVGTQIKLDVPGKASTVAFVDSIDTPIVRLTNGNVVKIRDTAHGIHLKPHIEKILHLGDILISYGDFLENNAELIPTGYVEEFWAKELQDKVTKYEPNDTELLSYVNKVPDLEEAFRISLNFGIGLHPHYLYYWDQITIEEFEKLLKPIKFESDLVVYPYEIKEILEKLGVPHEVADTTLLLKDVEARVFFYLLFRKQIQIENGLSVPQIITNSSGIKIPNKFSTSIGVRVGRPEKASLRKMKPPVHTLFPVGNKGGASRDLLKAAKQPNFYCNIYNRFCKNCNMPSISISCAKCNTKTSVIFTCLKCRDELETNYCPKCKSRARVHLYRSFPLKDLLYLAQERTGYRAQEPFKGVKELINQDRVPEPLEKGLIRQSLGLNVFKDGTIRFDATNAPLSHFKPSWIGTTPQKLVELGYTHDADGNPLVSSDQLVELRVQDVIIPKECGESLVSVCQYIDRELAKLFGRQSFYNVKNTNDLVGQLIIGLAPHTSVGIVGRIIGYTNTQVCLGTAVWHSAKRRDADGDADSIMLLMDSLLNFSRLFLSDRIGGLMDAPLLVQPIVIPQEVQRQAHNFEVVKEYPLSFFEATLRKEKASEIKDVEILKSRLETERQFFDHDFTHTTSTLTTSKSRSAYSTLGSLLEKLDMQIRTADIINAVDPSEVVSMVMTTHLLPDIMGNLRAYSGQSFRCTACGASYRRIPLVGKCLECDNKLIQTMTRPSVQKYLKLARRMLNKYTISPYLRSRVLSLLDELELVFGKEESSQSILTDFA, from the coding sequence ATGTCTGAGAACCTTGCATTGAGACTCAAAGAAGTCCCAATGCCCCAAGACTATTTTGCTTATTATTCAAAAATATCTGAAGAGGTATTTGCTATATTTGAACAAGCAGCATCTGCCAAAGCCACACTTTCTGATTCTTCTGGGATGGTAGAACCAAAGATTGCTTTTGACTTGGCAGATCGTGTATCAAAAATGCACGATATCGATGTCACTGATGACCTACGATATTTAATTCAAAATACTACAAAAGAACTTGCTGCCCTACAGCTTGCAGAAAATATAGCTCAAGGAAAATATTCTGGACCTGACACGGATTTACAAGAAAAACTCGATCTTGCAGTACGTGTGGCCTTAGCCATAGTTACAGAAGGAGTCACTATTGCACCGCTTCAAGGCATAAGTGAGGTCCAGATAAAAAAAAATGCAGACGGCTCTGAATATCTATCTGTATCATTTGCTGGTCCAATCAGGTCAGCAGGAGGAACAGAGGCAGCTTCTACTATGCTTATTGCAGATCATGTAAGAAAGATAGCCGGACTTGCAAAATATCAAGCAAATTCTTTTGATGATGAGACGGGCAGATTTGTAGAAGAGTTAAGAGTATACGAAAGAGAAGTTGGCAGCTTCCAATTCCATGTTCCTGATCAAGATGTGACCAGTGTCATATCTAATCTTCCAGTCGAGCTTGATGGTGTAGATACCGACCTTGTGGAGATTGTAAGTCATAGGAATATGGTTCGAATAGGGACCAATAGGGTGAGAGGTGGTGCTCTTCGTGTACTAAATGATGGTCTGATTGGCAGGTCTCGCAAACTTCTCAAACTCATAGAACTCTACAAACTTGATGGTTGGGACTGGCTCAAGGACCTAAAGGGAGCAATCCAGACAGGAGATGAGGATGCAGCAGCTCACAGAATGAGAGAGGTAATCACAGGAAGATCAGTTCTCTCCATGCCTAAAAAACTTGGGGGATTCAGGCTACGCTATGGCCGTGCCTGCAATACTGGTTTTGCCTCAATTGGCATACATCCTGTGGTTGCAGAGATACTTGATCATACCATAGCTGTAGGCACGCAGATCAAACTAGATGTGCCAGGAAAAGCCTCAACAGTGGCATTTGTGGACTCGATAGATACCCCAATTGTCAGGCTTACTAATGGAAATGTTGTAAAAATAAGAGACACAGCCCATGGAATTCATCTAAAACCACACATTGAAAAAATTCTACATCTTGGAGACATTCTGATAAGTTATGGTGATTTTTTGGAAAATAATGCAGAGCTCATACCAACTGGATATGTAGAGGAATTTTGGGCAAAGGAACTTCAAGACAAGGTAACCAAGTATGAACCAAATGACACTGAACTCCTAAGTTATGTAAACAAAGTACCGGACTTGGAAGAAGCATTTAGGATATCATTAAATTTTGGCATTGGCCTTCATCCGCATTATCTGTACTATTGGGATCAAATTACAATCGAAGAATTTGAAAAACTCCTAAAACCCATCAAATTCGAGTCTGATCTTGTAGTATATCCATATGAAATAAAAGAAATTTTAGAAAAACTAGGGGTTCCACATGAAGTTGCTGATACTACACTGCTTTTGAAAGATGTAGAAGCTAGAGTATTTTTTTATCTATTGTTTAGAAAACAAATCCAGATTGAAAATGGCCTTTCTGTACCTCAAATCATAACAAATTCATCCGGAATCAAGATACCAAATAAATTTTCAACCTCTATTGGAGTAAGAGTGGGAAGACCAGAAAAGGCCTCACTGAGGAAAATGAAGCCTCCGGTACATACTCTATTTCCTGTAGGAAACAAGGGAGGTGCATCACGTGATTTACTAAAAGCTGCAAAGCAACCAAACTTTTACTGCAACATATACAATAGATTTTGTAAAAACTGTAACATGCCATCTATTAGTATATCATGTGCTAAATGTAATACAAAAACAAGTGTGATCTTTACATGTCTCAAGTGCAGGGATGAGCTTGAGACTAATTATTGCCCCAAGTGCAAATCTAGAGCACGAGTACACCTATACCGCTCATTTCCTCTCAAAGATTTACTGTATCTTGCACAAGAAAGAACCGGATATAGGGCTCAAGAACCATTCAAGGGGGTAAAAGAGCTGATAAACCAAGATAGAGTGCCTGAACCACTTGAAAAGGGTCTGATAAGACAAAGTCTTGGATTAAATGTCTTCAAAGATGGAACAATTAGATTTGATGCTACTAATGCACCACTCTCACATTTCAAACCGTCCTGGATTGGCACAACACCGCAAAAACTTGTTGAACTTGGATACACGCATGATGCAGATGGTAATCCTCTTGTAAGCTCAGACCAACTTGTGGAGCTAAGGGTTCAAGATGTAATAATACCAAAAGAATGTGGAGAAAGTCTTGTTTCTGTTTGCCAATACATTGACAGGGAACTTGCAAAACTTTTTGGACGTCAATCATTCTACAATGTGAAAAATACTAATGACTTGGTGGGGCAGCTCATTATTGGTCTTGCTCCTCATACATCTGTAGGTATTGTAGGAAGAATAATTGGATACACCAATACTCAAGTCTGTCTTGGAACTGCAGTCTGGCATTCTGCAAAAAGACGTGATGCTGATGGAGATGCTGATTCTATTATGTTATTGATGGATAGTTTGCTAAACTTTTCAAGATTGTTTCTATCAGACAGGATTGGTGGACTTATGGATGCACCATTGCTTGTACAGCCAATTGTGATTCCTCAAGAGGTACAAAGGCAGGCACATAACTTTGAAGTGGTCAAAGAATACCCGCTCTCATTTTTTGAAGCTACTCTTAGAAAAGAAAAAGCAAGTGAGATAAAAGATGTCGAGATTTTAAAATCAAGATTAGAAACAGAAAGACAATTTTTTGATCATGATTTCACACATACAACATCTACACTTACCACATCAAAATCAAGAAGCGCATATTCTACTCTTGGTTCACTTCTTGAAAAACTTGACATGCAGATTAGAACTGCAGATATCATTAATGCAGTTGATCCAAGTGAAGTCGTATCTATGGTGATGACAACACACCTGCTTCCTGATATCATGGGTAATCTCAGGGCATATTCTGGCCAATCTTTTAGATGTACTGCGTGTGGAGCAAGCTATAGGAGAATTCCTCTTGTTGGCAAATGCCTGGAATGCGATAATAAACTAATCCAAACTATGACTAGACCTTCCGTACAAAAATATTTGAAACTTGCACGAAGAATGCTCAACAAGTATACAATATCTCCATATCTTAGGAGTCGTGTATTATCTCTCTTAGATGAACTAGAATTGGTATTTGGAAAAGAAGAGAGTAGCCAGTCTATTCTTACAGACTTTGCCTAG
- a CDS encoding geranylgeranylglyceryl/heptaprenylglyceryl phosphate synthase: MEKTENYLHTARKKNGTLLFVLIDSENSAGQSASSLAKEAEKNGASAILIGGSSATDQLTMTETVSSIKKAVKIPVILFPGNVTGVVPGADAILFSSLLNSDNPYFISQAQALGAPSVLRFGLEPLPTAYIIIGEGTTVWHVGSVRTIPFDKPGLAVMYALSAQFMGMRFVYLEAGSGAKSNVQPEMIAAVRKLFKGFLIVGGGIRSPETAKEVAKAGADAIVIGTFIEKGGSFKTISDIVKTIQSVRK; the protein is encoded by the coding sequence ATGGAAAAGACAGAAAATTATCTTCATACGGCTAGGAAGAAGAATGGAACTCTTCTCTTCGTACTAATTGATTCTGAAAACTCTGCAGGGCAATCTGCTTCATCATTAGCAAAGGAGGCAGAAAAGAATGGGGCATCTGCAATACTAATTGGAGGCTCATCAGCAACTGATCAGTTAACCATGACTGAAACCGTATCAAGCATCAAAAAAGCAGTCAAGATTCCAGTAATTCTCTTTCCAGGCAATGTTACAGGAGTGGTTCCTGGGGCTGATGCAATTCTCTTCAGTTCACTCTTGAATTCAGATAATCCGTACTTTATTTCACAGGCACAAGCATTAGGTGCACCAAGCGTGCTTCGATTTGGCCTTGAGCCTTTGCCTACTGCATATATCATCATTGGAGAAGGAACCACTGTCTGGCACGTTGGTTCTGTACGAACAATTCCCTTTGACAAGCCCGGACTTGCAGTTATGTACGCACTCTCCGCCCAATTCATGGGAATGAGATTTGTATATCTGGAAGCAGGTTCTGGAGCCAAATCCAATGTACAACCTGAGATGATCGCTGCTGTAAGGAAGCTTTTCAAAGGATTTCTCATAGTTGGAGGAGGTATTCGTAGCCCAGAGACTGCCAAAGAAGTAGCAAAAGCAGGAGCAGATGCCATTGTGATTGGAACTTTTATTGAAAAGGGCGGCAGTTTCAAGACAATATCCGATATCGTAAAAACCATCCAATCTGTAAGGAAATAA
- a CDS encoding winged helix DNA-binding protein, with protein MLVDIPDVGVILGIFASFFGGLVAITAYNKIKPRLASKTEDAKIVAERLQYYENLLIDMKIRLDSLEITQETQEIPQAQISKPKEQKIQPEEPIVVKEEKPKERIQNMQFNNATEHILRLITEKPMTSRDIQVTIGRTREHTSRMLKKLFEEGLVERDMSTKPFSYKITDKGLTKIGIVKMAPAQ; from the coding sequence ATGTTAGTAGACATTCCTGATGTAGGAGTCATTTTAGGCATATTTGCATCATTTTTTGGGGGTTTGGTAGCAATTACAGCATACAACAAGATCAAACCAAGACTAGCATCAAAGACCGAAGATGCAAAAATTGTAGCAGAACGCCTACAATATTATGAAAATTTACTTATCGATATGAAAATTCGTTTAGATTCATTAGAAATTACACAGGAAACACAGGAAATCCCCCAGGCACAAATTTCCAAGCCAAAAGAACAAAAAATACAGCCAGAAGAGCCAATTGTTGTCAAAGAAGAGAAACCAAAGGAAAGAATTCAGAATATGCAGTTCAATAATGCTACAGAACACATTCTGAGATTAATCACAGAGAAACCTATGACATCACGTGATATCCAAGTCACAATAGGAAGGACCAGAGAGCATACATCACGTATGTTAAAGAAGCTCTTTGAGGAGGGTTTGGTGGAAAGAGACATGTCAACCAAGCCATTTTCCTACAAGATAACTGATAAGGGTTTGACAAAGATTGGTATTGTCAAGATGGCCCCGGCTCAGTAA
- a CDS encoding AbrB/MazE/SpoVT family DNA-binding domain-containing protein codes for MPDEQLIKITTAGTISIPKDFRKFLELQKGDYVKVAIDGDHLVVKKVTISG; via the coding sequence ATGCCTGATGAACAATTAATCAAAATTACCACGGCTGGCACCATCTCCATTCCAAAAGATTTTAGGAAATTTCTAGAGCTTCAAAAGGGAGATTATGTTAAAGTCGCAATAGATGGTGATCATCTAGTAGTAAAAAAGGTAACAATCTCAGGTTGA
- a CDS encoding Cdc6/Cdc18 family protein, with amino-acid sequence MIDPIDKLLDDAQSGKSLFKNREVLHFTFIPDVILHREDEQKKVTQSLLPLLKKARPSNLLVYGKPGTGKTLVVKKVLNKIQDRVNEASFPIQLLYANAKEETTLYGLLIKLGRQLIEKGKEKEFPTTGLSISEIFNRIISAIENNTLNTVFVIDEIDYLAELVSKSGKDVFYSLTRANERLKKGSLTLIGISNDLTFKERLDPRVLSSLSEEEIVFTNYTVSQIKEILEERIRAAFIPNTIEQSAINLCAAMSGQEHGDARRAIDLLRIAGEIAEREQSDMVKDEHIRRAAQKMEEDKETTALNSYPLHEKLLILSVMKANGSTTGEIYQSYKNLCKTTRQKELTQRRVTQMLSEIEMTGLISGKIIHQGMHGRTKKFSLTLNPETVKKAFKDDLVLEDLL; translated from the coding sequence ATGATCGATCCAATTGATAAATTATTAGATGATGCACAGAGTGGAAAATCCTTATTCAAAAATAGAGAAGTATTACATTTTACATTTATTCCTGATGTAATTTTACATAGAGAAGACGAGCAGAAAAAAGTGACCCAATCACTCTTACCTCTACTAAAAAAGGCTCGTCCATCAAATCTACTAGTTTATGGTAAACCAGGTACAGGTAAAACACTAGTAGTCAAAAAAGTACTAAATAAAATACAAGATAGAGTAAACGAGGCTTCATTTCCAATACAATTACTATATGCAAATGCAAAGGAAGAGACTACACTCTATGGACTACTAATAAAACTCGGTAGGCAATTAATAGAAAAAGGTAAAGAAAAAGAGTTTCCTACAACAGGTCTTTCAATTAGTGAAATTTTTAATCGTATTATATCAGCAATAGAAAATAATACATTGAACACAGTATTTGTAATAGATGAGATTGATTACCTGGCAGAACTTGTATCAAAATCTGGCAAGGATGTCTTCTACTCATTAACAAGAGCAAATGAGCGATTAAAGAAAGGCTCACTAACCCTAATTGGAATCTCAAACGACCTTACTTTCAAAGAAAGACTAGACCCACGTGTACTCAGCAGCCTCAGCGAGGAAGAAATTGTCTTTACTAATTATACAGTAAGCCAGATCAAGGAGATATTAGAAGAACGTATCAGGGCGGCCTTTATCCCTAACACCATAGAACAATCAGCAATAAACCTCTGTGCTGCCATGTCTGGCCAAGAACATGGAGATGCAAGGCGTGCAATTGACCTATTACGCATTGCAGGTGAGATTGCCGAGCGTGAACAATCAGATATGGTAAAAGATGAGCACATCAGACGTGCTGCACAAAAGATGGAAGAGGATAAGGAGACAACTGCTCTAAACTCATATCCATTACATGAAAAGCTCTTGATCTTATCAGTAATGAAGGCAAATGGAAGCACTACCGGAGAGATATACCAATCATACAAGAACCTATGCAAAACAACACGACAAAAAGAACTTACACAGAGACGAGTTACACAGATGCTAAGTGAGATAGAAATGACTGGGTTGATCTCAGGAAAAATAATCCATCAGGGAATGCATGGTAGAACCAAAAAATTTTCTCTTACCCTTAACCCAGAAACTGTAAAAAAAGCATTCAAGGATGATCTGGTATTGGAAGACTTGCTATAA